In the Mytilus trossulus isolate FHL-02 chromosome 1, PNRI_Mtr1.1.1.hap1, whole genome shotgun sequence genome, one interval contains:
- the LOC134699138 gene encoding uncharacterized protein LOC134699138: protein MDDSSEELRVIRFGSKSLSKWQRSYGPTKLELLGMVTAILDCSMYLRGQKFVVECDHQALKPLFQKQLKGAIYERWIAILQQFNFELRYKPGKDMQVADALSRAPNKSSTTGFESPDQLDPYFPYHTENVGNIITPNGMPFTNLLCSDKSSDTDELQLNNIDILQNLFSRSVSESFKQTDFEYDGDTEENDDCVKRKFTKKRIRTNQPISIVEKPMASDISDSTAKVSEKEHSVQSYDKGETSDENLMMNNSSEASQFITNKVETSQSALSSSNISESDSIVSTTVDNSSDVNFISDEQTVQQKIESMKIFRNCDFSPKSLKQLQVNDPQFGNIFRYLENGDLPQSQKLARKVLLESGDFSLFDDLLFHTRVARSKRTQQFCQYQLALPEIAVKTIISLYHDSPLGGHGGIQHTIDLIREHYYFSNLAGKVSDFIKSCHACQCRKMTTRKTKAGIVAFQTPIRPFQVWEIDLFGPVPVSKSGNSYVCTAVDMFSKFIFTEPIPNSDPITVSHALYKIITQFGVFDTLISDHGSEMIGKCTKEICRLLDIKQQFTPSFTHHCLGTCERSHRTLAERITPYLLNNTNWEDFIPSIVFSMNNSVNEGTKYSPFEIIYGQRPSFPLSCVSKTAFSEIPKDYHNYIREFADKLEFIRKQVRENSEKSKISMIERANQKAHNLSLEKGDYVYLGKDPRGAGQKFKLKHAGPYFIHQIDSPHLYSLMDPNTNKIITKVHINRLKPAYIRVPNPCEYFMDRVINKQDTVDTASTSHDNLISEQSSTNNEIQEVTNLRRSTRQRQKPIRFRDDYFVTSGNETSSVSDGTLLKVKRFLAKKNHDGNTRYLAHLIGEPAQNAIWIEDNQLGPKARALLKSRPPPIIP, encoded by the coding sequence ATGGATGATTCTAGTGAAGAATTGCGTGTTATTCGTTTTGGTTCAAAGTCTCTAAGTAAATGGCAGAGGTCTTATGGTCCCACAAAATTGGAGCTTCTTGGTATGGTAACAGCAATATTAGACTGTTCAATGTATTTAAGGGGACAGAAATTCGTAGTTGAATGTGATCACCAAGCACTTAAGCCACTTTttcaaaaacagttaaaagGAGCAATCTATGAAAGGTGGATCGCCATATTACAgcagtttaattttgaattgaGATATAAACCGGGTAAAGACATGCAAGTCGCCGACGCTCTGTCCCGTGCGCCTAACAAATCGTCAACAACAGGTTTTGAAAGTCCGGACCAGCTTGATCCATATTTTCCCTATCACACTGAAAATGTCGGAAATATTATTACACCGAATGGCATGCCTTTTACAAACTTATTGTGTAGTGACAAATCAAGTGACACCGACGAGCTACAGcttaataatattgatattttgcaaaatttgtttAGTAGGTCAGTCAGTGAATCTTTCAAACAAACAGACTTTGAATATGATGGCGATACCGAGGAAAATGATGATTGTGTTAAACGCAAATTTACTAAGAAACGAATTCGCACGAATCAACCCATATCGATAGTCGAAAAACCGATGGCGTCTGACATTTCCGACTCAACTGCAAAAGTTTCCGAAAAAGAACATTCTGTTCAATCTTACGATAAAGGTGAAACAAGTGATGAAAACCTTATGATGAACAATTCAAGCGAAGCAAGtcaatttattacaaataagGTCGAAACGAGCCAATCTGCATTAAGCTCATCAAATATCTCTGAAAGTGATAGCATAGTATCGACAACTGTAGACAATTCGTCagatgttaattttatttccgATGAGCAAACTGTCCAACAGAAAATAGAATCTATGAAAATTTTCCGAAATTGTGATTTCAGTCCGAAAAGTTTAAAACAGTTACAAGTTAATGACCCGCAATTTGGCAATATTTTCCgatatttagaaaatggtgaTTTACCACAATCACAAAAACTAGCTCGTAAAGTTCTACTTGAATCAGGAGATTTTTCTTTATTCGATGACTTGCTTTTTCACACTAGAGTCGCAAGATCTAAGCGAACACAACAATTTTGTCAGTATCAGCTTGCGTTACCTGAAATAGCcgtaaaaacaattatttcgcTTTACCACGATTCACCACTTGGAGGCCATGGCGGCATACAGCATACAATAGATTTGATAAGggaacattattatttttcaaatttagcaGGAAAAGTGTCCGACTTCATAAAATCTTGTCATGCTTGCCAGTGTCGTAAGATGACTACCAGAAAGACTAAAGCCGGCATTGTTGCTTTTCAAACTCCAATTCGTCCTTTTCAAGTTTGGGAAATTGACCTTTTTGGTCCTGTTCCAGTGTCTAAGTCAGGCAACAGTTACGTGTGTACTGCAGTCGATATGTTTAGCAAGTTTATTTTTACAGAGCCTATACCAAATTCCGACCCAATTACTGTTTCGCAtgcactttataaaataatcacTCAGTTTGGTGTTTTTGATACTCTTATTAGCGATCATGGATCCGAGATGATAGGAAAATGCACGAAAGAAATATGTAGACTTTTAGATATCAAACAACAATTCACACCAAGTTTTACACATCACTGTTTGGGAACTTGCGAACGCTCACACAGAACCTTAGCAGAGCGAATTACACCGTATTTGTTGAACAATACAAATTGGGAGGATTTTATTCCAAGCATCGTCTTTTCTATGAACAATTCCGTAAATGAAGGAACAAAATATTCACCATTTGAGATTATCTATGGACAAAGACCATCATTTCCCTTATCGTGTGTATCAAAAACCGCATTTTCAGAAATTCCCAAAGATTATCACAATTATATTCGAGAGTTTGCTGACAAACTTGAATTCATTCGAAAACAAGTGCgtgaaaattcagaaaaatctaaaatatcaaTGATTGAAAGGGCTAATCAGAAAGCTCATAATTTGTCCCTAGAAAAAGGGGATTATGTGTACTTAGGAAAAGACCCAAGAGGAGCTGGTCAGAAATTTAAGCTAAAACATGCAGGACCGTATTTCATTCATCAAATAGACAGTCCTCATCTTTATTCGTTAATGGACccaaatacaaacaaaattattacaaaagtGCATATAAACCGTTTAAAACCAGCGTATATTCGTGTACCAAATCCATGTGAATATTTTATGGATCGtgttataaacaaacaagataCCGTGGATACTGCGTCAACAAGTCATGATAATTTGATTAGTGAACAATCTAGCACAAATAACGAAATTCAAGAAGTGACAAATCTCCGGAGATCAACAAGACAGAGACAAAAACCTATTCGATTCAGAGACGATTATTTTGTAACATCAGGCAATGAAACAAGCTCTGTGTCAGACGGGACATTATTAAAAGTGAAAAGATTTTTAGCAAAGAAAAATCACGATGGAAATACTCGCTACCTTGCGCATTTAATAGGGGAACCGGCGCAAAACGCAATTTGGATCGAAGACAATCAGTTAGGACCAAAGGCGCGTGCCTTATTGAAGTCGAGACCACCTCCGATTATTCCGTAA